In the genome of Populus nigra chromosome 19, ddPopNigr1.1, whole genome shotgun sequence, the window GAAAGTTGGTTTCCGTTAATGtcttaatgatttgttttttttttgaattatttttttaaatattaaatctaTCAGATACGAAGTGCACTACAATTTAAGGTTTGATTGATTAGCGAGATTGCAGTTGAAttgttgctttatatatatatatatattggaagaGGTTTAACGTACTTCAAAaggttttgataattttatgttgattttttttgctggGATCTTTGATATGTGAACCGGTATAGAAGTTTAACTTTCAAATTCTAGTTTGTTTAAAGAAGAATTTTAAGGTACTTAAACTAGGCAAACTATGCTTTACAAGGGCTAAGTGTGATGATTATGCTGGATTCTTTTGTTGATCTTTTAACACGCTCTTGTATGTAACATTGGTTTATGTTGCTGATATAAAGGTTTTCTCTAACAACATGGGGAAAAGATCTGAGCCGATAATAACTAAGTGCAAGGAGGGTGAGAATTGGACCAAGGTGACATTTAAGCCCGACTTGGCTAAGTTTAGCATGACTCACCTGGAAGAAGATGTCGTAGCTCTGATGAAAAAAAGGGTGGTTGACATGGCTGGATGCCTTGGAAAGACTGTCAAGGTTGAGCTCAATGGAAGTCGTGTTCCTGTCAAATCATTTCAAGATTATGTTAACATGTACTTGAATTCTGCCGCTGAGTCTGGCTCAGAACGCCcaaaatggttgttttttatggtCTTTTGTCTggttatcaaattttttatatgtttcttCCTTTAAGATGCTCAATGggtattttttggttttggccAGTTTCTACGATAAAGTTGCTGAGAGGTGGGAGGTTTGTGTGAGCCTTACTGAAGGTCAATTCCAGCAGGTAATTGAGAACCTTTTTGAATGAATCATAGTTTATTTCCAAGTTCCTATATCCCGAATAATTGGGTTTCTTTAACAGGCCAGCTTCGTTAATAGCATTGCCACCATCAAGGGTGGAACTCATGTTGATTACGTCACTAATCAGATCACTAACTATGTGATGAATGCTGTTAATAAGAAGCACAAGAATGGCAACATCAAAGCCCATAATGTGAAGAACTATTTGTGGGTTTTTGTCAATTGCCTTATTGATAACCCTGCTTTTGATTCTCAAACAAAAGAAACTTTGACACTTCGCCAGAGCAGTTTTGGATCAAAATGTGAACTTTCTGAAGACTTCTTGAAGAAAGGTCTGTTACATGTACTGTTTGGTTTTCTGTAAACTGGagtttgttatttattatatgatagTTCTGTGTGTTTTATGCTGATCATTATTTATTTGCAGTGGCAAAGTCTGACATCGTTGACAACCTCCTTTCGTGGGCaaaattcaaggaaaacaaagagCTTAAGAAAACTGACGGAACAAAGACAGCAAAGGTTAATGTGCCAAAGCTCGAGGATGCGAACGAGGCTGGAGGGAGGTATTCTGAAAAATGCACTTTGATATTGACAGAAGGAGATTCTGCAAAAGCTCTGGCAGTAAGTTCCATGATCAATAACGTTTTCTGTGGCAACATCAATGTAACTTTCTTTAACAGCAATTAATGTACGCAGATTGCTGGTGTGGCTGGGCTGTCTCAGATGGAACGGAACTTCTACGGGGTATTCCCTTTGAGAGGTAAATTGCTCAATGTGCGAGAAGCCACGTCTAAACAGCTCAAAGAGAATAAGGAAATTGAGAGCATCAAGAAGATTCTTGGGTTACAGCATGATAAACAGTACATCAATGTCAAGTCTTTGAGATACGGTCATCTGATGATAATGACAGATCAGGTTAGTGCTTCACTTAGATATTTTTGCCATGGCGCTCTCCCATAATCCCAGAGCAGAGATTTGCTAACCTTTTGTGCTTTAAACAGGATCATGATGGGTCTCACATTAAAGGCCTACTGATCaatttcattcattcattctgGCCATCATTACTGAAAGTCCCATCTTTCTTGGTTGAGTTTATAACTCCTATTGTCAAGGTTGGTGCATTTCACTAATCAGTCGTTAAAAAATGGTgatatttttcttcaagaacGTTGGTAATTTTCAGTGCTCATTGTTCGTGCAGGCTACTCATAGAAATGGAACAGTTCTATCCTTTTATTCCATGCCGGAGTATGAATCCTGGAAGGAAAGTTTGAGTGGGAATGCAAGTGGCTGGTCCATCAAATACTATAAGGTTTGTTCATTTGACATGGAAGAAAGGAATCTGGGTATTGCATGGTTATATTCGTGTGCTATCAGTCGTTTATTATCATTGTCATTCCATCTTGGAGTAACATAGTTGATGTCCTTGTAGGGGTTGGGAACAAGTACATCCAAGGAAGGAAAAGATTACTTTAAAAACCTTCACAAGCACAAAAAAGACTTTTTATGGATGGATGAGCTGGACGGGGATGCGATAGAGCTTGCGTTTAGTAAAAAGAAGATTGAAGCAAGGAAGAATTGGCTTCGGCAGCATGAGGTTGGTTTTGCTGCATATCTgtggttaaaaaaagaaactgctTATCGTATGAAACTACTCTGTCTTTTAAGGGAATCTTAGTTTATCTGAATTTTGCAGCCTGGTACTCACCTTGATCACAATCAGAAGATCATAAAGTACAGTGACTTCATTAACAAGGAGCTTATATTGTTTTCTATGGCGGATCTTCAAAGGTCCATACCTTCAATGGTTGATGGCCTGAAGCCTGGTCAGAGGAAGatccttttctgttcttttaagAGGAATTTTGTCAAAGAAGCAAAAGTTTCCCAGTTTTCTGGTTATGTATCCGAGCATTCTGCTTATCATCATGGAGAGCAGAGTCTTGCCGGTACCATCATTGGAATGGCACAAGATTTTGTTGGCAGTAACAACATTAACCTTCTTCAGCCAAATGGTCAATTTGGCACTCGCAGTGTGGTAAGATAAATGATGTCTCACTTTTTGAAGTTGAATCAACGCTTAGTAAGTTGCATTAACACTAATCTGAttctcattttttgtttttgaacctGTTCTTCACAGGGAGGCAAAGACCATGCAAGTGCTAGGTACATTTATACGCAGCTTTCTCCTATTACAAGGTTCTTGTTCCCAAAGGATGATGATGGCCTTCTTAACTACTTGGATGAAGATGGGCAAACCATTGAACCTACTTGGTAAATGtttcatttcaataataaaaggaaTTATTGGTGCCTTCAAGGTGACATTTATAAAGAATGTTGCCTAACAGCCTTTTTGGTCTAGGTACATGCCAATTATACCAACGGTCCTTGTAAACGGTTGTGAAGGAATCGGCACTGGCTGGAGCACTTTCATCCCTAACTACAACCCAAGGGATGTTGTTGCAAATATAAGGCGGTTGTTGAATGGTGAAATGATGGAGCCTATGAATCCATGGTATAGAGGTTTTAAAGGAACTATTGAAAAAGGTGCATCCAAGGAAGGTGGTTGTAGTAGCTACACAGTAAATGGAGTCATTAACGAAGTCAATGAGACAACACTCAGGATAACTGAACTGCCTATCCGTAGATGGACTGATGATTACAAGGCATTTTTGAATTCGGTTACAGAGGGGACTAGAGATGAAAATGGCAATTTACCAAAAGATCCCTTCGTTAAGGTAATATTGATATCTAACGGGTGGTGTATTGTGTAATGCTTGTGTTTTCTAATGGAAAATGTTCTGGTTGCAGGATTTCAGAAAGTATGGTGATGATGCTGCTGTACATTTTGAAGTTCAGTTGTCGGAAGAGAACATGCTGGTTGCAAAGCAAGAGGGTTTgctaaagaaatttaaattaactacCACAATTAGCACGAGTAACATGCACCTCTTTGATTCAGCAGGGGTGATTAAGAAATATGACAACCCTGAACAAAGTACGAGTTAGATGTCATTTAATCTTTGTTCTCCAGTACATTACGTTGTTTGAATGCtcatttttcatctttcaatctgCAGTTCTTGAAAATTTTTTCCACTTGCGGCTAGAATACTACGAGACAAGGAAGGTAAGTTCACTTTGAATTGTAGAATAACCcataaattttttcaactaCTTCCCATTGATAAACAGTTCTAATTACagtccttttttttctaatgcatGCAGAAAGTTCTGCTGGAAAATCTAGAATTTGAGTTGTTGAAATTGGAAAACAAGGTCAGGTTTATCCTTGGAGTTGTGAGAGGGGAAATCATTGTGAACAACAGGAAAAGAGCCGATCTGTTACTGGAGTTGCACCAGAAAGGTTTTAACCCCATTCCAAAGAAATCTAAGGCTGTTGTTGCTGGGGCAACTGACGATACAGAAGAAGCAGAAGACAGCCCTGATGTTTCTGGAGTGCGGGCTAGCGACTATGATTATTTGCTGTCAATGGCAATTGGAACCTTGACACTTGAGAGGGTTCAACAGCTATGTGCTGACCGGGACAAACTTAATGGGGAGGTTGACAGTTTAAGGAAGACAACTCCGAAAGTTTTGTGGGTGAAAGATCTCGAGGCTCTTGAGATGCAACTTGATGTATGTGCAGCGAATCAACACTCcatatttgcttttctcttactTATATTCTACGCTTtgctatttcattttctttgctgTTCATCTCTCTGATTTTTAAGCAATACATGCATTTAGATGCTGGATGAATATGATGCTGAAGCAGAGGAGGCAAGAAGGAAATTAAAAGGTGGTGGTGCAAAGGGTGAAGCTGGTTTTAAGGTTTCTAAACAAGCACCTAAATATCCACGGAAGTACACTAAGAAAGCCATAAACGAAGAAGTATCTGTTGAGACCACAGGAACATCATCCAGTTTTGCAATTGAAACAGGTCAGCAGGCTGAGATGCTTCTACTAACAAATTATCTTTCTTGacatgttttataaatttcttgAGCTCTGttagtgttttttctttagCGTCGTCAGAGAATGCTGCTGCGGTAGTGAAACCCAAAGGAATGGCAGGCTCAAAGAAGGCTCCTGCTAAAATGGTACATTTTTCGATCATTCAACTCCCCAcccaaccaaaaataaaaagaaaacacaacagCTGACAGATGAAATTGGAGCTCTTTGGAACTTACAATCTACTGTTTCTGTTCTTCAGCAGGAAAAACTCTCTCCAGTTTTGGATGACTTTGATGAGGATGATGAAATAGAATCTCTGAAGGATCGACTTAATGCATATAGACTTGATTCTTCGCCTGAGCAATCAGCTGGTAAGTTTTCCTCACcaatt includes:
- the LOC133680407 gene encoding DNA topoisomerase 2-like isoform X2, with translation MAAETKKIPLSTSDSLNMNQEKTIEETYQKKSQLEHILLRPDTYIGSIEKHAQILWVFENDKMVHRSVTYVPGLYKIFDEILVNAADNKQRDPKMDSLKVVIDVENNLVSVYNNGDGVPVDIHKEEGVYVPELIFGHLLTSSNYDDTMKKTTGGRNGYGAKLTNIFSTEFVIETADGKRKKKYKQVFSNNMGKRSEPIITKCKEGENWTKVTFKPDLAKFSMTHLEEDVVALMKKRVVDMAGCLGKTVKVELNGSRVPVKSFQDYVNMYLNSAAESGSERPKCFYDKVAERWEVCVSLTEGQFQQASFVNSIATIKGGTHVDYVTNQITNYVMNAVNKKHKNGNIKAHNVKNYLWVFVNCLIDNPAFDSQTKETLTLRQSSFGSKCELSEDFLKKVAKSDIVDNLLSWAKFKENKELKKTDGTKTAKVNVPKLEDANEAGGRYSEKCTLILTEGDSAKALAIAGVAGLSQMERNFYGVFPLRGKLLNVREATSKQLKENKEIESIKKILGLQHDKQYINVKSLRYGHLMIMTDQDHDGSHIKGLLINFIHSFWPSLLKVPSFLVEFITPIVKATHRNGTVLSFYSMPEYESWKESLSGNASGWSIKYYKGLGTSTSKEGKDYFKNLHKHKKDFLWMDELDGDAIELAFSKKKIEARKNWLRQHEPGTHLDHNQKIIKYSDFINKELILFSMADLQRSIPSMVDGLKPGQRKILFCSFKRNFVKEAKVSQFSGYVSEHSAYHHGEQSLAGTIIGMAQDFVGSNNINLLQPNGQFGTRSVGGKDHASARYIYTQLSPITRFLFPKDDDGLLNYLDEDGQTIEPTWYMPIIPTVLVNGCEGIGTGWSTFIPNYNPRDVVANIRRLLNGEMMEPMNPWYRGFKGTIEKGASKEGGCSSYTVNGVINEVNETTLRITELPIRRWTDDYKAFLNSVTEGTRDENGNLPKDPFVKDFRKYGDDAAVHFEVQLSEENMLVAKQEGLLKKFKLTTTISTSNMHLFDSAGVIKKYDNPEQILENFFHLRLEYYETRKKVLLENLEFELLKLENKVRFILGVVRGEIIVNNRKRADLLLELHQKGFNPIPKKSKAVVAGATDDTEEAEDSPDVSGVRASDYDYLLSMAIGTLTLERVQQLCADRDKLNGEVDSLRKTTPKVLWVKDLEALEMQLDMLDEYDAEAEEARRKLKGGGAKGEAGFKVSKQAPKYPRKYTKKAINEEVSVETTGTSSSFAIETASSENAAAVVKPKGMAGSKKAPAKMEKLSPVLDDFDEDDEIESLKDRLNAYRLDSSPEQSADMETDVLQVPARRGAARKKPLANVSVISDSEDEPNLDDDADVEVKALPETKKKGGRKAAAANDKAAKPPAATKRRGPASQQSQGLGQKLLTEMLKPAEGAGISREKKVRKVRASPFNKKSGSMLGRIHKEDDTGSEPMSASSSENTDVIDVPARARPQRANRKQTRYVLSDSESEKEDSDFEQANDDSDSSSD
- the LOC133680407 gene encoding DNA topoisomerase 2-like isoform X1, whose protein sequence is MAAETKKIPLSTSDSLNMNQEKTIEETYQKKSQLEHILLRPDTYIGSIEKHAQILWVFENDKMVHRSVTYVPGLYKIFDEILVNAADNKQRDPKMDSLKVVIDVENNLVSVYNNGDGVPVDIHKEEGVYVPELIFGHLLTSSNYDDTMKKTTGGRNGYGAKLTNIFSTEFVIETADGKRKKKYKQVFSNNMGKRSEPIITKCKEGENWTKVTFKPDLAKFSMTHLEEDVVALMKKRVVDMAGCLGKTVKVELNGSRVPVKSFQDYVNMYLNSAAESGSERPKCFYDKVAERWEVCVSLTEGQFQQASFVNSIATIKGGTHVDYVTNQITNYVMNAVNKKHKNGNIKAHNVKNYLWVFVNCLIDNPAFDSQTKETLTLRQSSFGSKCELSEDFLKKVAKSDIVDNLLSWAKFKENKELKKTDGTKTAKVNVPKLEDANEAGGRYSEKCTLILTEGDSAKALAIAGVAGLSQMERNFYGVFPLRGKLLNVREATSKQLKENKEIESIKKILGLQHDKQYINVKSLRYGHLMIMTDQDHDGSHIKGLLINFIHSFWPSLLKVPSFLVEFITPIVKATHRNGTVLSFYSMPEYESWKESLSGNASGWSIKYYKGLGTSTSKEGKDYFKNLHKHKKDFLWMDELDGDAIELAFSKKKIEARKNWLRQHEPGTHLDHNQKIIKYSDFINKELILFSMADLQRSIPSMVDGLKPGQRKILFCSFKRNFVKEAKVSQFSGYVSEHSAYHHGEQSLAGTIIGMAQDFVGSNNINLLQPNGQFGTRSVGGKDHASARYIYTQLSPITRFLFPKDDDGLLNYLDEDGQTIEPTWYMPIIPTVLVNGCEGIGTGWSTFIPNYNPRDVVANIRRLLNGEMMEPMNPWYRGFKGTIEKGASKEGGCSSYTVNGVINEVNETTLRITELPIRRWTDDYKAFLNSVTEGTRDENGNLPKDPFVKDFRKYGDDAAVHFEVQLSEENMLVAKQEGLLKKFKLTTTISTSNMHLFDSAGVIKKYDNPEQILENFFHLRLEYYETRKKVLLENLEFELLKLENKVRFILGVVRGEIIVNNRKRADLLLELHQKGFNPIPKKSKAVVAGATDDTEEAEDSPDVSGVRASDYDYLLSMAIGTLTLERVQQLCADRDKLNGEVDSLRKTTPKVLWVKDLEALEMQLDMLDEYDAEAEEARRKLKGGGAKGEAGFKVSKQAPKYPRKYTKKAINEEVSVETTGTSSSFAIETASSENAAAVVKPKGMAGSKKAPAKMQEKLSPVLDDFDEDDEIESLKDRLNAYRLDSSPEQSADMETDVLQVPARRGAARKKPLANVSVISDSEDEPNLDDDADVEVKALPETKKKGGRKAAAANDKAAKPPAATKRRGPASQQSQGLGQKLLTEMLKPAEGAGISREKKVRKVRASPFNKKSGSMLGRIHKEDDTGSEPMSASSSENTDVIDVPARARPQRANRKQTRYVLSDSESEKEDSDFEQANDDSDSSSD